The following is a genomic window from Armatimonadota bacterium.
CCCGGTTGCACCAGCCGGGGTCGCCCGGGAGATGGTTCACGGACGCGCAGACGTTGGCCGTCACGTTCGCGAAAGGCCGAGGCGAGGTGTTCGTCACGCTCATGCCGACGAGCATGTCGGAATCGCGGCATTGGATCCTGACGCGGACGAGAAGACCGGCCGACGGCGAGAAAGATCCCTCGGCGGCGTCGCGCTCGAACTGCCAGTCGCCGGTGACGGTGTGACAGCCATTTGCGATTGCTTTGCCGTCCACGACGAGCGCTTCCGGGAGCAGGATGCGAAACGCCGGCGTCTCCTGGCCACCGAAGATGACATCGAAATCGGAGGTATCGGGCGTTTGCTGGATCAGTCTCACGGCAGATTCCTGGGCGGGCGTCGCGGAGCGCGCGCCGTACTGACGCCATCGTAGCGGCATCGCAAGTGACAGTCAAGCGCGGAGCAGCGGCTGGTTGAATCAGCACTGCGGTGACCTGCGACACGGTGGCAGGTCATCGTCGCGGGCACGCTGAAGCAAGAGCCGCTGCAGCGGACGCGGCGCGGCGATGCAACGGGCAGCGCGCTGCCGCGCCGCTCGAATCGGCGAAAGGACACGCCATGGAGCTGCTCGAGAATCCGAAGATGTGCTTCGGATGCGGTAAGGAGAATTCCCTCGGGCTGCGGCTCGAGTTCACCTGGGAAGGCACGGATTGCCTGACTCGTCTGCACGTGAAGCCCGAGTACACGGGCTGGCGCGGGTACCTGCACGGCGGGGTACTCTCGGCGGCGCTGGATGAAGTGATGGGCAACGCGGTGTGGAAGGCCCAATTGCCGGCGATGACGGGGCGTATGACGGTGCGTTACCGCCAGACAGCGGAGGTGGGTGACGACCTCGATCTGCGCGGGCATATAGATAAGGTTGGCGCGCGTATCATTCGCACGGCGGCGGAGGCCCGCCGGCCCGACGGCACACTGGTCGCGGAGGCGGAGGCGTTGTATATTCGGGTGAAGCCGGGCGAAGACGCCC
Proteins encoded in this region:
- a CDS encoding PaaI family thioesterase yields the protein MELLENPKMCFGCGKENSLGLRLEFTWEGTDCLTRLHVKPEYTGWRGYLHGGVLSAALDEVMGNAVWKAQLPAMTGRMTVRYRQTAEVGDDLDLRGHIDKVGARIIRTAAEARRPDGTLVAEAEALYIRVKPGEDARSTD